Genomic DNA from Planctomycetia bacterium:
CGGCGACCGCCTCGCCAATCGTTTGTGACTTGAGTGCGTCGCAATCCAAGGCGGCGGCGATGAGCACTCGCGCTTCGTCCAATCGAACCGCGCCGGCGTAACCCTGCCGCGCAATGGACATCTCGATGGTTCGTGAGGCGATATCGAAATCATCGACGCCCACGACCGCGGCCACGCCAATGCGCGCCTGGTGCGCCGCGCTCGATGGCGAGGACGACTGGGCGTGCAGACTACTGCGGAGCAGTCCGTCCGCCACGACGGCGACGCGCGTAGTAGCGACATTCGTGTGGTCCCCCACCGCCAGGTGAACTTGTTGCCAGCCGCCTTGAGCGCCCAAAACCTTGGCGCTACAGCCGGGCCGGAATTCAGCGCCGGCGCTCACCGCCCGATCGACCAGGGCGGCGTCAAAGCTCGCTCGATCAATCGCATACCCAGCCGGCAGATTCAGCTCGCTCGCATTGCCTTCCGAAAAAAAGCGAATGCGATCAATCGGCG
This window encodes:
- a CDS encoding FAD-dependent oxidoreductase is translated as MTPGRSHAALSSQDPAWDVVVIGAGPAGAVAATLAARRGLRTLLVDAKRFPRRKTCGGCLSRSAVTALRQFGLDDVLREIDAAPIDRIRFFSEGNASELNLPAGYAIDRASFDAALVDRAVSAGAEFRPGCSAKVLGAQGGWQQVHLAVGDHTNVATTRVAVVADGLLRSSLHAQSSSPSSAAHQARIGVAAVVGVDDFDIASRTIEMSIARQGYAGAVRLDEARVLIAAALDCDALKSQTIGEAVA